Genomic segment of Cronobacter dublinensis subsp. dublinensis LMG 23823:
GCAGGATAAACAGCACGCTCACCGCGAGGCTGCTGAGCCCGAGGCCTGCGCCCATCAGCACGCCGGAGCACGCCTCAAACACCGCGACGCCCGCGAGCGCGGCCACCAGCATAATCAGGTAGCAGTTAAAGCTGGCGGTGCCGAACAGCAGTTTGTAGCTCGCGAGCAGGCGAGGGCGCTGCGCCTGCACCGGCCGGGTTTCTGGCATCCAGCGGAACATGCAGAACAGCACGATGACCGCCAGCGCCAGCAGAAACGCGAAGCAGGCGCGCCAGCCCCACCAGGTATCCAGCAGGCCGCCGAGCAGCGGGGCCACCAGCGGGCTTACCAGAATCCCCATGTTCAGCAGGCTGTTGGCCTGGCGCAGCGCCGGGCCTTCACAGAGATCGCGCGGCAGGGTTCGCGCCATCACGCCGCCCACGCCGGTGCCCATGCCCTGTAAACAACCCGCCAGAATCAGCACCGGCAGGCTGCGCGCCTCCAGCGCCACCAGCGTCGCGAGAATAAAAATGACCAGCCCGGTCAGGATCACCGGACGGCGGCCGATGCGGTCAGATATCGGCCCGTAAATCAGCTGCGACACGCCATAGGTCAACAGATACGCCGCCATCACGCTTTGCACCGCCCCTTCGCGCACGTTCATCTCCAGCGCGATATCGGCGATAGCCGGAATATAAATCGTCTGCGCCATCTGCCCGACGGCGACAAGCAGAATCAACATCATTAACAAATGACGGTTAGCCAACATTCTCATCATGATTATTCGATACGCACAGGTGAAGAAACAGGATATATCTCTGCATGGAGATTAAATGCGAGAGAAATATACCGCATGCGCAGGGATTATCCAGTCAGCTATCACGTCATCGGAAACGGCGGCAGGCAGCTTTTACGGACACTTTTCGGAAAGATTTATTGCCACTCGTGACGCCCGACGCACGACGCTGCGCGATACGGCTCAGGCCCGCGCAGGCAGCGTCAGCCGGTGCGTGATGTGCGGTTCATGCGTTACCGGCAAAAAGCCCGCCTGTAAATAAAAGCTGAACGCGGATTCCGGCGCGCGAATGTTGAGGTAATCAAACGCGTGATGGGCGTGATGCGTGATGGTTTTCAACAGCTGATTGCCAACGCCGACGCGGCGTACCGCATGGCTGACATAGAGATGGCGCACGCGTCCGGCGCGCGGATGGGTATCAAAAGGGTCGCGGTTCAGCCCGCCGACGCCGACCAGCGCTTCGCCAAGAAACGCGCCGAACAGCCGTTCGCCGGGGGCCGAGAAGGCGTTGCTGCCGTCCATCCAGTGGACGGCGAGCCTGTCGAGCATAGCAAAGCCGAGCGCCTGACTCTCTTCACGCAGCCGGTCAAAATCGATGCCGACCGGGGTAACAGACCTGATAGCGATGATTCCTGACATCGTTCCCTCCTGGTGGATGTACCGTGTTAAAGAGGGGCGGTTGCCCGCCCCTCTTTGGTGCGGCCTGAACCTGAGTTACCGAAGGAACTTCAGGACAGCATCAAGCAGTTGCAGGACTGCAACAATGAGTTTCAGGATAAGGATAAACAAATCCACTCCGCTCATACGCGTCTCCTCTGGTAAAGGAGCACCAACTGGCGTACCTCTCCGCTGCCTGTTGCCAGTTGTTTTGTTGGCGTAACACAGTGTGCTCTCTCGGGGTTAAGGCACTGACGGCACCACCCGTTTCAGCCAGGACTCTTTATTGCGCCCGTTTAAATGCGGCCCCGTATCGCACGCTGTGACAGCAACATCATTATAGAGAGATACTGTATAAATGAACAGTATTTTCTGGACAAGAAGTGAAGGGCTGGACCATACTGACTAAAAGCCACTGCT
This window contains:
- a CDS encoding GNAT family N-acetyltransferase, translating into MSGIIAIRSVTPVGIDFDRLREESQALGFAMLDRLAVHWMDGSNAFSAPGERLFGAFLGEALVGVGGLNRDPFDTHPRAGRVRHLYVSHAVRRVGVGNQLLKTITHHAHHAFDYLNIRAPESAFSFYLQAGFLPVTHEPHITHRLTLPARA
- the emrD gene encoding multidrug efflux MFS transporter EmrD, coding for MRMLANRHLLMMLILLVAVGQMAQTIYIPAIADIALEMNVREGAVQSVMAAYLLTYGVSQLIYGPISDRIGRRPVILTGLVIFILATLVALEARSLPVLILAGCLQGMGTGVGGVMARTLPRDLCEGPALRQANSLLNMGILVSPLVAPLLGGLLDTWWGWRACFAFLLALAVIVLFCMFRWMPETRPVQAQRPRLLASYKLLFGTASFNCYLIMLVAALAGVAVFEACSGVLMGAGLGLSSLAVSVLFILPIPAAFFGAWFAGRTHKRFTTLMWQAVLSCLSAGVLMWLPGWLGIMNIWTLLIPAALFFFGAGMLFPLATSGAMEPFPFLAGTAGALVGGLQNCGSGLLAWSSALLPQNGQFSLGMLMTAMGVLMLACWLPLAHRERMPEQTV
- the tisB gene encoding type I toxin-antitoxin system toxin TisB, with the protein product MSGVDLFILILKLIVAVLQLLDAVLKFLR